In the Candidatus Palauibacter polyketidifaciens genome, one interval contains:
- a CDS encoding rod shape-determining protein MreC has product MSYQGVRPRGRKLLDVVFFSLALSLSGIAAGLSSALESQVESAVRATALYPFLLLHRLAAERGQMERRVEGLLAERDSLTELLLRYRDRAAPVGEESSAQVLAALPAGSVEAAVVYPGRPNVGNPDLFVLSGPDFRGREFPVAVFTGIGLVGVVRAPHGRGGRGEFWSHPDFRVSVLAEGEGVTGLVRPERADGGQPVLLLEGAPFQADIPAGTLLVTTGLSGVYPPGVPVGHIREPAEAEAGWMKRYFVEPSVRPEEVRDVFVWNRPALPANVEADTASALTELDSAPTEPEPAPTDTASVRR; this is encoded by the coding sequence GTGAGTTACCAGGGCGTCCGGCCGCGGGGCCGCAAGCTGCTCGATGTGGTCTTCTTCTCCCTCGCCCTCAGCCTCAGCGGCATCGCCGCGGGTTTGTCCAGCGCACTCGAGAGCCAGGTGGAATCCGCAGTCCGCGCTACCGCTCTTTACCCGTTCCTTTTGCTCCATCGCCTCGCCGCCGAGCGGGGACAGATGGAGCGCCGCGTCGAGGGCCTGCTGGCGGAGCGGGACTCCCTCACGGAACTCCTGCTGCGCTACCGGGACCGGGCGGCGCCGGTCGGGGAAGAGTCTTCGGCGCAGGTTCTCGCGGCGCTTCCCGCGGGCTCGGTCGAGGCGGCGGTCGTCTACCCGGGACGCCCCAACGTCGGCAATCCGGACCTGTTCGTGTTGTCGGGACCTGATTTTCGAGGTCGCGAGTTTCCTGTCGCCGTCTTCACCGGGATCGGGCTGGTCGGCGTCGTCAGGGCCCCTCACGGCCGCGGGGGGCGGGGCGAGTTCTGGAGCCATCCCGACTTCCGGGTCAGCGTTCTGGCCGAAGGCGAAGGCGTAACGGGGCTCGTGCGGCCGGAGCGCGCGGACGGGGGGCAGCCGGTGCTCCTCCTCGAGGGGGCGCCCTTCCAGGCGGACATCCCGGCGGGGACCCTGCTCGTCACGACGGGGCTCTCCGGCGTCTATCCGCCGGGCGTGCCTGTCGGGCACATCCGCGAACCCGCGGAGGCGGAAGCGGGTTGGATGAAGCGCTATTTCGTGGAGCCCTCCGTGCGTCCGGAAGAGGTCAGGGACGTGTTCGTGTGGAATCGGCCGGCATTGCCGGCCAACGTCGAGGCGGACACGGCGTCTGCACTGACCGAGCTCGACTCTGCGCCGACGGAACCCGAGCCCGCGCCAACCGACACCGCTTCGGTCCGTCGATGA
- the mreD gene encoding rod shape-determining protein MreD: MSPAGKWFVAALLLLLHFALHPLWSRWPVVPDLVAGGLILGSLQLRWGRAAGFGCVIGLMEASISLGPMGLTMLLFSLTGALVGWVRHLIYSDSDRVTPVFVFVGTWLLRSAVAIIVVGDWSAGALLVDSVGSAALTTAGCWVAERLVSAATR; the protein is encoded by the coding sequence ATGAGTCCGGCCGGAAAGTGGTTTGTCGCCGCGCTCCTGCTGCTTCTGCACTTCGCCCTGCATCCGCTCTGGAGCCGCTGGCCGGTGGTGCCCGACCTCGTCGCCGGCGGCCTGATACTGGGCTCGTTGCAACTCCGATGGGGACGGGCCGCGGGTTTCGGGTGCGTGATCGGCCTCATGGAAGCATCGATCTCGCTGGGACCGATGGGCCTCACGATGTTACTCTTCTCGTTGACCGGGGCGCTCGTCGGCTGGGTGCGACACCTGATCTATTCGGACTCGGACAGGGTCACGCCGGTCTTCGTCTTCGTCGGGACGTGGCTCCTGCGGTCTGCGGTCGCGATCATCGTCGTCGGAGACTGGTCGGCAGGCGCCCTGCTCGTCGACAGTGTCGGATCGGCCGCGCTGACAACGGCGGGGTGCTGGGTCGCGGAAAGGCTGGTTTCGGCCGCCACGAGGTGA
- a CDS encoding acetyl-CoA carboxylase carboxyltransferase subunit beta encodes MSWFSKPKRKLVSQKRELPGDVWDRCAGCGEILYSGRLEENLHVCPHCGHHFRITAESYEAMLLDGEGLTELHDGHLRSADPLGFVDSRSYAERIVQAEQRGGDQDAIRTGRGEIGGREVHLGTMDFRFIGGSMGSVVGEKIRRLADRSLERRVPLIIISASGGARMQEGILSLMQMGKTAAALEQLARAGIPYVSVLTNPTTGGVTAS; translated from the coding sequence GTGTCCTGGTTCAGCAAACCAAAGCGCAAGCTGGTCTCACAGAAGCGTGAGCTTCCGGGCGACGTGTGGGATCGGTGCGCGGGATGCGGCGAGATCCTCTACAGCGGACGGCTGGAGGAGAATCTCCACGTCTGTCCTCACTGCGGCCATCATTTTCGCATTACTGCGGAGTCCTACGAGGCGATGCTGCTCGACGGCGAAGGTCTCACCGAACTCCACGATGGGCACCTGCGCTCCGCCGACCCGCTCGGGTTCGTCGATTCCCGCAGCTATGCCGAACGCATCGTGCAGGCGGAGCAGCGAGGCGGCGACCAGGATGCCATTCGGACCGGGCGGGGTGAGATCGGGGGCAGGGAAGTCCACCTCGGGACCATGGATTTCCGCTTCATCGGCGGGTCGATGGGTTCGGTGGTGGGTGAGAAGATCCGTCGCCTCGCCGACCGATCCCTCGAGCGGCGAGTCCCGCTCATCATCATCTCCGCTTCGGGCGGAGCGCGGATGCAGGAAGGGATCCTCTCCCTCATGCAGATGGGAAAGACGGCGGCCGCGCTCGAGCAACTCGCGAGGGCCGGCATCCCCTACGTGAGCGTCCTCACGAACCCGACCACGGGCGGGGTGACGGCGTCGTA
- a CDS encoding rod shape-determining protein, whose product MATWSLRGNFLPISKIGVDLGTANTLVHVEGEGIVLNEPSVVAVRKETGRIEGIGLAAKRMLGRTPSGIEAVRPLKDGVIADVDITEMMIRYFLKEVITTRFFKIRPLVVVGVPSGITELERRAVRSSAHAAGAKEVYMVAEPMAAAVGVGLPVETPTGNMIIDVGGGTSEIAVIALSGSVADTSIRVGGDELDSTIVSFLRKNYNLLIGEPTAEAVKIQIGSAYPTDDDKEMLVKGRDLVSGIPKTVRIHSAEVRECLQEPIQQIVAAVRRALEITPPELASDIVDRGVVMTGGGALVRGLDTLLGEETGLPIHVDAEPLTCVVRGCGKILEEFGRYRGVLTS is encoded by the coding sequence ATGGCAACGTGGTCGCTGCGGGGTAACTTCCTGCCGATCAGCAAGATCGGAGTGGATCTGGGGACCGCGAACACCCTCGTTCACGTTGAAGGCGAGGGTATCGTCCTCAACGAACCGTCGGTCGTCGCGGTTCGAAAGGAAACCGGACGCATTGAAGGGATCGGCCTCGCGGCCAAGCGCATGCTCGGCCGCACGCCGAGCGGGATCGAAGCGGTCCGACCGCTGAAGGACGGCGTCATTGCCGACGTGGACATCACGGAAATGATGATCCGCTACTTCCTCAAGGAAGTGATAACCACGCGGTTCTTCAAGATTCGACCGCTCGTCGTGGTCGGCGTACCGTCCGGGATCACGGAACTCGAACGCCGGGCCGTCCGGTCCAGCGCGCACGCCGCCGGCGCCAAGGAAGTCTACATGGTGGCGGAACCGATGGCGGCGGCCGTCGGCGTCGGACTGCCGGTGGAGACGCCGACGGGCAACATGATCATCGATGTCGGCGGCGGGACGAGCGAAATCGCCGTGATCGCGCTTTCGGGATCGGTCGCGGACACGTCGATCCGGGTCGGCGGGGACGAACTGGACTCGACGATCGTCTCCTTCCTCCGCAAGAACTACAACCTCCTCATAGGCGAGCCGACGGCGGAAGCCGTGAAGATCCAGATCGGCTCGGCCTATCCCACGGACGACGACAAGGAGATGCTGGTCAAGGGGCGGGATCTCGTCTCCGGCATTCCGAAGACCGTGCGGATCCATTCGGCCGAAGTCCGCGAGTGTCTGCAGGAGCCGATCCAGCAGATCGTGGCGGCGGTGCGGCGGGCGCTGGAGATCACGCCGCCGGAACTCGCCTCCGATATCGTGGATCGGGGGGTCGTCATGACGGGGGGGGGCGCCCTCGTGCGGGGGCTGGATACGTTGCTGGGCGAGGAGACGGGACTCCCCATCCACGTCGATGCGGAACCGCTTACGTGTGTCGTTCGGGGTTGCGGGAAAATCCTCGAGGAATTTGGACGGTATCGTGGAGTTCTCACGAGTTGA
- the mrdA gene encoding penicillin-binding protein 2 encodes MKGDNEHRSIRKQRGRWAARAIFFCLSIVAAGFINLQIFSSDLYTLRSSENRLRTITVPAPRGTIYDRHGRAIADNVPGYDVSMLPGPRDSISAGLDRLAERLELSPERRAALLSRNRDRPGEALVVRENANFEQVAFIEERRPRFRRVVVDQRPHRRYPAGPAVAHMIGYVGEISQEELARTEYAGYESGQSVGKAGLEQQYEHRLAGRDGIRYAEVNALGSVVRDLGVAQAQPPVPGDDLHLGIDLDLQMYADSVFPEGMRGGVVALDPVTGEVLLLYSHPTFDPNAFIGGIPLDLWNALREHPDEPLLDRVSMASYPPGSTWKLVMSTIGMKTADLAIETYHADTCDGGLWYHTRYFRCWLSRGHGRLNLSEAIKHSCNVWFYQAGQRIGLDPLLAGVGEFGFGRTTGIDLPSERSGLFPDSRQWYDDRLGRGRWTEAVVWNLSIGQGENEQTLLAMAQFYAALATGRAPVIPHLVRDEMLAQQRADWTLDLPEVQRRELVDALARVVNEPGGTAYGNRLARWTLAGKTGTAQNPHGEPHSWFVGFAPAYDPRIVIAAVVEHGHPDGAPSLAVPLAAGIVDRHLQTLGLPPEDSPGVRPAEALPTRAGG; translated from the coding sequence GTGAAGGGGGACAACGAACACCGCTCGATCCGAAAACAGCGAGGCCGCTGGGCGGCGCGCGCGATCTTCTTCTGCCTTTCGATCGTCGCCGCCGGGTTCATCAATCTCCAGATCTTCAGCAGCGATCTGTACACGCTCCGTTCGAGCGAGAACCGGCTGCGGACCATCACGGTTCCGGCGCCGCGCGGGACCATCTACGACCGCCACGGACGGGCCATCGCGGACAACGTGCCCGGGTACGATGTGTCGATGCTGCCCGGTCCCCGCGATTCCATCTCCGCCGGACTCGATCGCCTCGCGGAGCGGCTGGAACTGTCGCCCGAGCGGCGCGCCGCGTTGCTGTCGCGCAATCGGGACCGTCCGGGCGAGGCGCTCGTCGTGCGCGAGAACGCGAACTTCGAGCAGGTCGCGTTCATCGAGGAGCGCCGACCCCGGTTTCGGCGCGTCGTGGTGGATCAGAGGCCGCACCGGCGCTATCCGGCGGGGCCCGCGGTCGCGCACATGATCGGTTACGTGGGGGAGATCAGTCAGGAAGAGCTGGCTCGAACCGAGTACGCCGGCTACGAATCCGGCCAGTCGGTCGGAAAGGCGGGGCTCGAGCAGCAGTACGAGCACAGGCTGGCCGGGCGTGACGGGATCCGCTACGCGGAAGTGAACGCCCTGGGTTCCGTCGTGCGGGATCTGGGGGTCGCGCAGGCGCAGCCTCCGGTGCCCGGAGATGACCTGCATCTCGGCATCGATCTCGACCTGCAGATGTACGCGGATTCGGTGTTTCCCGAAGGGATGCGGGGCGGCGTCGTGGCGCTGGACCCGGTCACCGGAGAGGTGCTCCTGCTCTACAGCCACCCCACCTTCGACCCCAACGCGTTCATCGGCGGCATCCCCCTGGACCTGTGGAACGCGCTTCGCGAACACCCGGACGAGCCACTGCTGGACCGGGTCTCCATGGCTTCCTACCCTCCGGGATCCACATGGAAGCTCGTCATGTCGACCATCGGGATGAAGACGGCCGACCTCGCGATCGAGACCTACCACGCCGACACATGCGATGGCGGGCTCTGGTATCACACCCGCTACTTCCGTTGCTGGCTGTCGAGGGGACACGGTCGCCTGAACCTCTCCGAAGCGATCAAGCACTCGTGCAACGTCTGGTTCTACCAGGCGGGGCAGCGGATCGGCCTCGACCCGCTCCTCGCGGGGGTGGGGGAGTTCGGTTTCGGGCGCACGACGGGGATCGACCTTCCTTCCGAAAGGTCGGGCCTCTTCCCCGACTCCCGACAGTGGTACGACGACCGGCTGGGGCGCGGCAGGTGGACCGAAGCCGTCGTGTGGAACCTCTCGATCGGGCAGGGAGAAAACGAGCAGACGCTGCTCGCCATGGCCCAGTTCTACGCGGCGCTGGCGACGGGGAGGGCGCCCGTCATACCCCACCTCGTACGGGATGAGATGCTCGCGCAGCAGCGCGCGGACTGGACGCTCGATCTCCCGGAGGTCCAGCGGCGCGAGCTCGTCGACGCGCTGGCGCGGGTCGTGAACGAGCCCGGCGGCACCGCGTACGGCAACCGCCTGGCCCGCTGGACCCTGGCCGGGAAGACCGGCACGGCCCAGAACCCGCACGGCGAGCCCCATTCCTGGTTCGTGGGGTTCGCACCGGCCTACGACCCGCGAATCGTCATCGCGGCGGTCGTGGAGCACGGGCACCCCGACGGGGCCCCGTCGCTCGCCGTGCCTCTCGCGGCCGGGATCGTGGACCGTCACCTCCAGACGCTCGGGCTGCCGCCGGAGGACTCGCCCGGCGTCCGTCCGGCGGAAGCGCTTCCGACGCGGGCGGGCGGATGA
- the ald gene encoding alanine dehydrogenase yields the protein MIVGVPKEIKTDENRVALVPAGATALVAAGHEVCVERDAGLRSGFPDDMYVAAGAQVLGTADEVWNRAELVVKVKEPIESEYDRMRVGQVIFTYFHFAADERLTHRTLESGCVAIAYETVQLPTGELPLLTPMSEVAGRMAIQQAAKNLERIAGGYGILLGGVPGVLPAEVVILGGGVVGANAATIAAGFGAHVTVLDVNLPRLRYLAEVMPANVDTLYSNRHSILEQIERADVVIGAVLVPGGKAPKLVRHDDLRRMKDGSVIVDVAVDQGGCVESARPTTHNDPIYTVHGVIHYCVANMPGAVPRTSTLALTNATFPYVLNLANRGWKAACDEDPDLALGVNIAGGRVTYEAVAQAFDLEYTPLEVPAA from the coding sequence ATGATTGTTGGCGTACCAAAGGAGATAAAGACGGACGAAAACCGCGTCGCCCTCGTTCCGGCCGGCGCGACCGCCCTCGTCGCGGCCGGCCACGAGGTGTGCGTCGAACGTGACGCGGGGCTGCGCAGCGGCTTTCCGGACGACATGTACGTCGCCGCGGGGGCGCAGGTGCTGGGGACGGCGGACGAGGTATGGAACCGGGCCGAACTCGTCGTGAAGGTCAAGGAGCCCATCGAATCCGAATACGACCGGATGCGGGTCGGCCAGGTCATCTTCACCTACTTCCACTTCGCGGCGGACGAACGCCTTACGCACCGTACGCTGGAGAGCGGCTGCGTCGCGATCGCCTACGAGACGGTCCAGCTTCCGACCGGCGAACTCCCCCTTCTCACGCCGATGTCCGAGGTGGCGGGGCGCATGGCGATCCAGCAGGCAGCCAAGAACCTGGAGCGGATCGCGGGCGGGTACGGGATCCTTCTCGGCGGCGTGCCGGGGGTCCTCCCGGCCGAAGTCGTCATCCTCGGAGGAGGCGTCGTCGGCGCGAACGCAGCGACGATCGCGGCGGGTTTCGGCGCCCACGTGACGGTTCTCGACGTCAATCTCCCGCGCCTCAGATACCTGGCGGAGGTCATGCCGGCCAACGTGGACACGCTGTACTCGAATCGCCACTCGATCCTGGAGCAGATCGAACGCGCGGATGTCGTGATCGGCGCCGTGCTCGTCCCGGGCGGAAAGGCGCCGAAGCTCGTGCGACACGACGACCTGCGGCGGATGAAGGACGGTTCCGTCATCGTCGACGTGGCCGTGGATCAGGGCGGCTGTGTCGAATCCGCCCGCCCGACGACCCACAACGACCCCATCTACACCGTCCACGGAGTCATCCATTACTGCGTGGCGAACATGCCGGGGGCCGTCCCGAGAACCTCCACTCTGGCCCTGACGAACGCGACGTTCCCCTACGTGCTGAACCTGGCGAATCGCGGGTGGAAGGCTGCATGCGACGAGGACCCGGACCTTGCCCTGGGAGTCAATATCGCGGGAGGGCGGGTCACGTACGAGGCGGTCGCGCAGGCGTTCGATCTCGAATACACGCCCCTCGAGGTGCCCGCCGCGTGA
- a CDS encoding polyribonucleotide nucleotidyltransferase produces the protein MTHRIETEFHGRPLILETGRMARQADGAVYVQYGETAVLVTATADRKPTHLPFFPLTVEYREKTYAAGKFPGGFIKRETRPGEKETISARQIDRPLRPLFPEDYRNDTQVVCFIISADQENDADVIGMLGASTALLLSPIPWGGPIAGVRVARRDGDWLVNPTFDDLEMCDLEIVVAGSEDSIVMVEGACLEATEDEFLEAMQVGQKAIVELIGLQRELVRMAGAPDTFEYEPVGPDPEVVSKVTEQAAGQVGDALRIADKEERGRVLSALRQALTERLEADHPDCSGDVGAALRKLEKGIMRRRILEDGERIDGRGMNDVRDITCDVGLLPRTHGSALFTRGQTQALAVTTLGTVRDEQRIDSVDVREETSKSFMLHYNFPGFSTGEVRMFRGTSRRETGHGMLAERALQALLPAYEDFPYTIRVVSDILESNGSSSMASVCGGSLSLMDAGVPMRAPCAGIAMGLVKEGDKVEVLTDILGVEDALGDMDFKIAGTQRGITAVQMDIKADGLSVDTLREALARAREARLRILEAMNETLEAAREEMSPHAPRIVTLQINPQKIGEVIGPKGKTIRMIQEETGTEVNIDDSGTVTIAAPSGAGAQHAREMVEGIVQEPEVGRVYRGVVKNTTDFGAFVEIIPGVEGLCHISELEEGRTAKTEDVVSPGDEVKVKLLAVDDRGRLKLSRRAALAPAE, from the coding sequence ATGACACACCGAATCGAAACTGAATTCCACGGACGGCCCCTGATCCTGGAGACGGGCAGAATGGCCCGGCAGGCCGATGGCGCCGTCTATGTGCAGTACGGGGAGACCGCAGTGCTCGTCACCGCCACGGCGGACCGCAAGCCGACGCATCTCCCCTTCTTCCCCCTCACGGTCGAGTACCGCGAGAAGACTTACGCCGCGGGCAAGTTCCCCGGCGGGTTCATCAAGCGGGAAACCCGGCCCGGCGAGAAGGAAACGATCTCGGCACGGCAGATCGACCGGCCGCTCAGGCCGCTCTTCCCGGAGGATTACCGGAACGACACGCAGGTCGTCTGTTTCATCATCTCGGCCGACCAGGAGAACGACGCCGATGTCATCGGCATGCTGGGCGCCTCGACCGCGCTCCTCCTGTCTCCGATCCCGTGGGGCGGGCCCATCGCCGGCGTCCGCGTCGCGCGCCGCGACGGCGACTGGCTCGTCAACCCGACCTTCGACGACCTCGAGATGTGCGACCTGGAGATCGTGGTCGCCGGATCCGAGGACTCGATCGTGATGGTCGAGGGCGCCTGCCTCGAAGCCACCGAGGACGAATTCCTCGAGGCGATGCAGGTGGGGCAGAAGGCGATCGTCGAGCTGATCGGGCTTCAGCGCGAGCTGGTTCGGATGGCCGGAGCCCCGGACACGTTCGAGTACGAGCCCGTCGGACCCGATCCGGAGGTCGTGAGCAAGGTCACGGAGCAGGCGGCCGGACAGGTCGGGGATGCGCTGAGGATCGCGGACAAGGAAGAGCGCGGGCGCGTCCTGTCGGCGCTGCGCCAGGCTCTCACCGAGCGGCTCGAGGCGGACCACCCCGACTGCTCCGGCGATGTCGGCGCAGCCCTGCGCAAGCTGGAGAAGGGGATCATGCGCCGCCGCATTCTCGAAGACGGCGAACGGATCGACGGTCGCGGCATGAACGACGTCCGCGACATCACCTGCGACGTCGGCCTCCTGCCGCGAACGCACGGTTCGGCGCTCTTCACGCGCGGCCAGACGCAGGCGCTTGCAGTGACGACGCTCGGAACGGTGAGGGACGAGCAGCGGATCGATTCCGTCGATGTGCGCGAAGAGACGTCGAAGTCCTTCATGCTCCACTACAACTTCCCCGGCTTTTCCACCGGCGAAGTGCGGATGTTCCGGGGCACGAGCCGCCGCGAGACGGGCCACGGCATGCTCGCCGAGCGCGCGCTCCAGGCCCTGCTTCCGGCGTACGAGGACTTTCCGTACACGATCAGGGTCGTCTCCGATATCCTGGAGTCGAACGGGTCGAGTTCGATGGCTTCGGTCTGCGGCGGATCGCTCTCCCTCATGGACGCCGGCGTTCCGATGCGGGCTCCGTGCGCGGGGATCGCGATGGGGCTCGTCAAGGAGGGTGACAAGGTCGAGGTGCTGACCGACATCCTCGGCGTGGAGGATGCCCTCGGCGACATGGACTTCAAGATCGCCGGCACCCAGCGCGGGATCACGGCCGTCCAGATGGACATCAAGGCCGACGGGCTCTCCGTCGACACGCTGCGGGAGGCGTTGGCCCGGGCGCGCGAAGCCCGGCTGCGGATCCTCGAGGCGATGAACGAGACGCTCGAGGCGGCCCGCGAAGAGATGTCGCCGCACGCGCCGCGGATCGTCACCCTGCAGATCAACCCGCAGAAGATCGGCGAGGTCATCGGGCCGAAGGGGAAGACGATCCGGATGATCCAGGAGGAGACGGGGACCGAGGTCAACATCGACGACTCGGGCACGGTCACCATCGCGGCGCCCTCGGGCGCGGGTGCGCAGCATGCGCGCGAGATGGTGGAGGGCATCGTTCAGGAGCCGGAGGTCGGGCGGGTCTACCGAGGCGTCGTAAAGAACACCACGGACTTCGGCGCCTTCGTCGAGATCATCCCCGGTGTCGAGGGTCTGTGCCACATCTCGGAACTCGAGGAGGGTCGCACCGCCAAAACGGAGGATGTGGTGAGCCCCGGCGACGAGGTGAAGGTGAAGCTGCTCGCCGTGGATGACCGCGGCCGTCTCAAGCTCTCCCGGCGCGCGGCCCTCGCCCCCGCCGAGTAG
- a CDS encoding pitrilysin family protein, giving the protein MLSERMDSVRSVAIGLWVRQGRVHEGAAHGGVSHLLEHMVFKGTRRRSARDLAWELERLGGALDAYTTHEFTAFQARVPAGALHAALDVLCDLCFFPRLSERDLDVEREVVLEEIASAAEVPEDIAFEAHARSLYGGHPYGEPILGTRESVGGLTVSAVAEVHERAYRPGNVVVAAAGAVEHEDLVEGLARWVPDRAAAPGPPDPPSPVGESGFRRMRREGGRQTHIVTGGLSVPYRDPLRYAIHVTATALGGGMSSRLFQRIRETRGLAYAVYSFHGFHEQAGHVGAYVGTRPETAKDAREALDEELALLAREGLTRQELDDTRSQLKGQVLISLESPASRMNRLAGVALYGHEYRTLDEVAARIDAVDRAQCLEAAAYFSPERLATLELAPGRERR; this is encoded by the coding sequence GTGCTCAGCGAGCGCATGGATTCCGTGCGCTCCGTCGCCATCGGCCTCTGGGTGCGACAGGGTCGCGTTCACGAGGGGGCCGCGCACGGCGGCGTGTCCCATCTGCTGGAGCACATGGTCTTCAAGGGGACGCGCCGGCGGTCCGCGCGCGATCTTGCCTGGGAGCTGGAACGCCTCGGCGGCGCGCTCGACGCCTATACGACCCACGAGTTCACCGCATTCCAGGCGCGCGTGCCCGCGGGGGCTCTCCATGCCGCGCTCGACGTGCTGTGCGATCTCTGCTTCTTTCCACGGCTCTCGGAACGGGACCTGGACGTGGAGCGGGAGGTCGTGCTGGAAGAGATCGCCTCCGCGGCGGAGGTGCCTGAGGACATCGCCTTCGAGGCGCACGCGCGCTCTCTCTATGGCGGACATCCGTATGGCGAACCGATCCTCGGCACCCGCGAGTCGGTGGGGGGACTCACCGTGTCCGCGGTGGCCGAGGTGCACGAACGCGCGTACCGGCCGGGGAACGTCGTCGTGGCGGCGGCGGGAGCGGTGGAGCACGAGGATCTCGTGGAGGGACTCGCCCGCTGGGTCCCCGACCGCGCCGCCGCCCCCGGACCGCCCGACCCGCCGTCGCCGGTCGGCGAATCGGGCTTCCGGCGCATGCGGCGCGAGGGCGGCCGACAGACGCACATCGTGACGGGAGGACTCTCGGTGCCGTACCGCGATCCTCTTCGCTACGCCATCCATGTGACGGCGACCGCTCTCGGCGGCGGAATGAGTTCGCGGCTCTTCCAGAGAATCCGGGAAACGCGCGGCCTCGCCTACGCCGTGTACAGCTTCCACGGCTTCCACGAGCAGGCGGGCCACGTCGGCGCCTACGTCGGGACCCGGCCCGAGACCGCGAAGGATGCGCGCGAGGCGCTGGATGAGGAACTGGCCCTTCTCGCGCGGGAGGGATTGACGCGTCAGGAGCTGGACGACACCCGCAGTCAGCTGAAGGGACAGGTCCTGATCTCGCTCGAATCGCCGGCAAGCCGAATGAACCGGCTTGCCGGGGTTGCCCTGTACGGCCACGAGTATCGCACCCTGGACGAGGTGGCGGCGAGAATCGACGCGGTGGACCGTGCGCAATGTCTCGAGGCCGCCGCATATTTTTCACCCGAACGGCTCGCGACGCTCGAGTTGGCGCCTGGGAGGGAGCGAAGATGA
- the rodA gene encoding rod shape-determining protein RodA, whose protein sequence is MIARLRIPGVGDPTLLALVLFMTGLGIAMIYSAGLVDVPSLATGIWVRQLYWFGVAIVALAVTSRFSLRFLEWLAPWAYGISVLLLILVLFIGTGPNGSWLELGPGRLQPAEVAKLGTILMLARVMGGAPGPYERLLELLKPAVITLVPFALVLLQPDLGSAMIFGALLLAALYWSGIPLFKIFLLASPGLSLLLGFNWIAWGLGFLVVAAGLYVHRLFILEAVGVLLANVFTGALTLRIWDSLADYQRNRLLVFLDPDIDPLGAGWHLIQSKVAIGSGGFIGAGFANGPQKRLAFLPEQHTDFIFSVVGEEFGFIGVTLFLVLFAFLLWRVLQVAASMDDRFGSLIAFCLFAVLLTHIVVNLGMAVGMMPVIGLPLPLLSYGGSFLLVLYAGFGIVQRVAWEA, encoded by the coding sequence ATGATCGCCCGGCTGCGAATCCCGGGCGTGGGAGACCCGACGCTCCTCGCGCTGGTGCTGTTCATGACCGGACTCGGGATCGCGATGATCTACTCGGCCGGCCTCGTCGACGTGCCGTCGCTGGCCACCGGGATCTGGGTTCGCCAGCTCTACTGGTTCGGTGTGGCGATCGTCGCGCTCGCCGTGACCTCCCGCTTCTCGCTCCGTTTCCTCGAGTGGCTGGCGCCGTGGGCCTACGGGATCAGCGTACTCCTCCTCATCCTCGTGCTGTTCATCGGGACGGGTCCGAACGGGAGCTGGCTCGAACTCGGCCCCGGGCGGCTGCAGCCGGCGGAGGTCGCGAAACTGGGGACGATCCTCATGCTGGCGCGCGTGATGGGGGGGGCGCCGGGACCGTACGAGCGGCTGTTGGAACTTCTGAAGCCCGCCGTCATCACGCTCGTCCCGTTCGCGCTCGTGCTGCTGCAACCGGACCTCGGGAGTGCGATGATCTTCGGAGCGCTCCTGCTCGCCGCGCTGTACTGGAGCGGCATCCCGCTGTTCAAGATCTTCCTGCTCGCGTCGCCGGGACTCAGTCTCCTGCTCGGCTTCAACTGGATCGCGTGGGGTCTCGGGTTCCTCGTCGTCGCCGCCGGCCTGTACGTGCACCGCCTCTTCATCCTGGAGGCGGTGGGCGTGCTCCTCGCGAACGTCTTCACGGGCGCGCTCACGCTCCGCATATGGGATTCGCTCGCCGACTATCAGCGGAACCGGCTCCTCGTCTTCCTGGATCCGGATATCGATCCCCTCGGCGCCGGCTGGCACCTCATCCAGTCGAAGGTCGCGATCGGCTCCGGCGGATTCATCGGCGCCGGCTTCGCAAACGGCCCCCAGAAGCGGCTCGCCTTCCTCCCGGAGCAGCATACGGACTTCATCTTCTCCGTCGTGGGCGAGGAGTTCGGATTCATCGGCGTGACGCTGTTCCTGGTGCTCTTCGCCTTCCTCCTCTGGCGCGTGCTTCAGGTCGCAGCCTCGATGGACGACCGGTTCGGAAGCCTCATCGCATTCTGCCTCTTTGCGGTCCTTCTGACGCACATCGTGGTGAACCTGGGGATGGCGGTCGGCATGATGCCGGTGATCGGACTGCCCTTGCCGCTCCTGAGCTACGGGGGGAGCTTCCTGCTCGTGCTTTACGCGGGCTTCGGGATCGTACAGCGCGTGGCCTGGGAGGCCTGA